In the genome of Candidatus Pristimantibacillus lignocellulolyticus, the window GGTTACACTGTGCTTAATGTTGATTTTGAGAATGTATTGCCTGAAGATCGTGAGAACTACAATGAATTTCTGCAATTATGTGTAGAACGGCTTCATCCTAAAGGATATTTAGTGTCAACTGCCCTTGCTCCGAAAACGAGCGAACAACAAGGTGGGCTTCTTTATGAAGCGCATGATTACGAGGAACATGGGAGAATTGCTGATTTCGTAATTCTTATGACGTATGAATGGGGTTACCGCAAAGGACCTCCACAAGCAATATCTCCGATTAATAAAATGCGACAAGTGGTTGAATATGCGCTAACTGTAATCCCTGCTGAGAAAATATTTTTAGGATTCCAAATCTATGCTAGAGATTGGGTTGTTCCTCATATTCAAGGTCAAGAAGCAGAGACATTCAGCCCTCAGGAAGCAATTCGAAGAGCTTATCAATACGGTGCGCCCATCCTGTATAATGTGACAGCACAATCGCCATATTTTCGCTATGTGAATGAACAAGGGGTAAGTCATGAAGTGTGGTTTGAAGATGCACGTAGTGCGCAAGCTAAGTTTGATATGGTCAAACAATATAATCTTCGTGGCGTCAGTTATTGGGCACTTGGCTTCCCGTATCCACAAAATTGGGTACTACTGAATGATAACTTTACAATTAAGAAATTATAGCATTATAAACCATTACGATGTAAGTATTTCTAATCGCTCTTTCTTAGTGTTTAACGTGGAAATGCAGTCTACGGCGGGTACGTTATCATTATGAAAAAAAATATATATAGACGATTACGCTAACAGGGAACGATAGTGAGGGGCTCAAAATAGAGCTCCTCTTTTCCATTGAACTGGCTGAAATATTATCACAACAGTAAGCCTTGCATCTCTCTCAAAGAAATAGGTTATTATTGGAAAAATTACATAAGGAGAGATGCAGATGTCAGACATACAGGCAATTGTGTTAGACTTGAACGGAACATTACTGGGCAGTGAAAAATCCATATCACCTAGAAATTATGAGACAGTATGATTCAGGAATTCATATTATTGTTGCCACAGCGCGACCGCCTAGAGCGGTTAATCAACAGTTCATGGAGGGATGTTATCGAGCAATTCGGCGACCATGTGAACGTAATAGCAACCGATGGAGGAGTATTAATTCAAATCATGCACAGTTGCTGTTGCTCTTAAGAAATTTATGCTGTGAAGCACAAGCTGATAATGATTCAACTAACGGGACACGTTAGTTGAATCATTATCAGCCCTATGTGCAGTTTTTCTTCGGTCAAAAATCAATATAAAAATTTAACAGTAGCTTTTGGTTACCAACCGATATTTCCCCAGCCTTGCTGACGTTCTCTGCGGAATTTTTGTACCCACTCTTCAGCAACATCATCCGCTAATTTATCTAAAGAAGGTGGTGCTACGGCAACGTTGTCTGTTGGAATATCAAGATATTCTAATACGCTTCTGACCGTTCCCTCGTAATCTTGAATAAAGTCCTCGTAAACAATCGTTAGCGGTACAATTCCTTCTTCACTGAAAAATTGTTCCATACCCGCTTCACGAAAAGTAGCTTCTGTCAGTAAATGATTAATCGCATCAAAGTTATATTTATCTTCAATATCATGTTCTTGTGGCTTTTCACCATATTGTCTATGCCACTCGCCAGATACTATTGCACGCCACCAAGAAACAGCTAATCTTATTTTGTTTCTACGTGTCATCCATATATGCTTGTTGCTGTTTGGAAAAGCTGTACGCCATACTTCAGCCTGTGTTGTTGTAACTGGTAATTCATATAACTTTCTTAATCCTGTAATCCAGTTAGGTGAAAGAGCTGTTTTTATTCCGAATACTCCATTGGAAGTTGAACCGTAACTCCAGATAGACTCAATATCCTCTTTCATTATCGTATTTGGATCTCGGGATGTAATCCATTCTGCAGGATTACCCGCTACTCCAGTGGATGCAAGCGCATGATTAAGTAAAGTGCTTCCTGTACGTTGTGAAAACCATATTGTATAGCTTAATGTAGGTTTCATAGAACCTCTCCTCTATTATTTATTTACGTCATATTTCATATATTTTACTTTCTATCTTGTTTTGCTTCTCTATAAATTCTTTTTTAGTTAATCCAAATAGAATAAAGTCTTCTATCCCTATTACACGCAATCTTACTTGATCATCCTTCCTAAAATAATGACTATAATCTATATCTAGCATAGTATCCTCCAATAAGCTTTATTAGCTTTTAACTTTTACTTTAGACCGTATGTACGCTGTTAATCGATCCACACATTGTTGTAATGCTAACTGCTCTGTATCTAACTTGAGGTCTGGAGCAACTGGTGAATCGTATGGAGCAGATATTCCTGTAAAATTAGGAAGTTGGTCTGCTAGAGCGAGGGCGTACATCCCCTTTGGATCACGGCCTATACAAGTATCTAATGAACATTTTACATACAGTTCCGTATAATCTTCAGGCTGAAAGTGTTGTCTAATCATTGTTCTATAAGATTCTCTCGGCGTAATGAATGGTGCCAACACGAATATCCCTGCTTCTATGAACATACGCGTTACTTCAGCAGCACGACGAAGATTTTCCATTCGATCTTCTTCTGAAAATCCAAGATCACGGTTAAGTTTATGTCTTATGTCATCACCATCTATAATGACGCATCGTATATTGGATTGAAGTAATACATGTTGAACGTTATTAGCCAATGTAGTTTTACCCGATCCAGGCAACCCCGTAAACCAAATGACCCCGCCTTTATGTGTATTCATACTTTCAATCATCTGTCTTTGGATAACGCACTCCTCCTCTTGTTGGAGTAAAATTTATTACCGTTAATGCCATTATAGCTAAAGGAACACTAGATAAATATGTAAGAAATAACTCTAATAGTTTTATACATAAAAAGACACATCGGAAATTAATCCAATGTGTCTTCTATAAAACAATCTATACCAATTTCTTATACACTATTTTCTTAATGCTTTCGCAGGAAAGAAAATAGTGATCAGAGAGTTGATCAATATTAGTGCCTTGTAAGAAACGTTCACGAATTTGATCATTTCTTTGTGTTAAATATGTTCTATGTCCTGAATTTACACCCCATCCTTTTCTTGACCCTTTAGGCATAGGGATATAAATCATGCCACCATTAATATATTTTTGTACTTCTTTTAATAATTCTTCTGGCAAAATAGCGTCTGCATTAATATATTCCATAATTACTCTACCCCTTAAATAGTAAGAATTTTAAGGTAGCAAAGTCACATTATAAACATACCACGCCATTAAAGGCATTTAGGCGGTACTAATATCTTTCGCTCTATAAAAACAACCCGCCGTTGTTTATAGTGTAGACTTTGCATAGAGCGTGTTCTCTTTCATATTAAAATTCATGTACATAATGGTAACCTCCTTGGGTTAATGCATTACAATTCAACCAATACATGTAATAATATATAATACATTTCCATTATATTCAATTAGTTATTATTTATGTTTTCTTATGATTCAACAGTTTTAACTTGCTCCGAATTAGATTTATTAAGTATTGCAACGCCCACAATAATGAACAATAGCGCTGTTATTTTCAGTGCATTAATCTGCTCTTCAAATAGTAGAATGCCAATGCATGCGGTAAGCGCAGTACCAACTCCGGACCAGATTGCATAAGCGGTAGAAAGGGACATGCTTTTAAGTGCCAAGCCAAGACAAGTAAAGGATGTTAGAAAACCGATAACAACACCTATAGATGGCCAAAGTATAGTAAACCCTTCTGAATATTTCAACATGGTCGAACCGCAAACTTCAAATAATATAGCACATGTCAAATACATAGCGCCTTTTCTATTCATATCAATAGCCCTCTTCCTATAGGGATCAAAAAGTGTCAACTCAACTACAATGCATTACATCGTTATCAAAGTCCGCTTTTTGAACTACCCCTTATTTCGAAATATTAAGCAAAATAATGCCGATAAGCAGCAGCGTTATACCGAGTAATCCTTGGCGGTTGATCTTTTCACCAAACAAGATGACACCCATAACAGCAGTAAGTATGGTTCCGAGTCCACTCCATACCGCATAACTAAAACCTAACGGTAGTTCAAGTAATGTTAATGATAGTAGATAAAAACATAATCCATAACCAACAATAACACCTACTATCGGTAGTTTCTTTGTAAATCCGTTAGAGAGCTTCAACATCGTAGAAGCAAATACCTCAGTAATAATCGAAGTTAATAGAAGCAAATAAGCCATTATGTCGATTCCCCTTCCAATTGGTGCAATAGTTCCATAATAATTTTCTGCTCTTCATCTGCATCAATATGGGTCATGCTGAATAACCGTGAGAACCATAGACCGTCACATGTAGCTTGAATAAGTAAACAAAGCTCCCTACGGATTTGAGAATGATTAAAGTTTTCTTTAACCTGAGAGTAGTCTTCTTTCCATAGATCAAGTATCGCGTGGTTATTAGAGATTGCAGCTAACAAACTCGTACTTATATTAAGATACTCTGTGTCCTGCAAACTGCTTAATGAAGCGAGCAAGTAAGCTTTAGGATAAGATGCACCCGTAGCAAGTTCGCGATTAATACTCTCTCTAAATTGTTCCATCACACGTATGTTCATTGCTTTTATAAGCTCATCTTTCGTTCCATAGTGATATAACAATCCACCTTTGCTGATCCCAGCCTCTAACGCGACCGCTTCTAACGTTAAGCGATTGACTCCTTCTGCGAGTACAACTTTGGATGCTGCTTCTAGAATGAGCAGTTTTTTATGGTTAGGTTGTGAAACAGTACTATCCATCATCTAGGTTAACCCCCATTCATTTACTATACCGTCTGGATGGTTTTATATTAATATAAAAAGGAACTAATGTCTACATTACAGCAAATAGGAGTATATTCTCGAAAGAATATACTCCTATCCAACCTTATATATGTTCCCTATATAATACATATCGTAATTCCATAACTTATGCTGCTGATATAGTATCTTTACGTTTGTCAGGGGGAAGTAAGAAACCTATTAATCCTAGTAATGGCATGAAAGAACAAGCAATAATAACAGCTTGAATACTCGTTAAGTCAATAATAATACCTAACACCATTGAACCAAGTGCGCCCATACCAAATGCCAGACCAGTAATTAAACCTGATACCATCCCAACTTTACCAGGCACCATCTCTTGAACGTACACCACGGTAACAGAGAAGCTACTATGGTTAATTAGACCGAGCAAGAACAATAGTGGATATGCAGCAACAAGACCTGAGAAAGGTAATGCTATTGCAAATGGTACAGCTCCTAATAAGGAAAGTAGAATTACATTTCTGCGACCGACTTTATCCGATAACGGACCGCCAAGAAATGTTCCGATAATACCTGCTGCCATATACGTAAAGATATACATTTGAGCGTTCGGAATCGAAAGACCAAACTTATCCATTAGGAAGAAGACAAAGTAAGTCCCAATACTTGCACTAAACCATGAACGTGCAAACACTAGTACGATAACATAAAAGATAGATTTTCTTACTACTTTATCATTACTATCTGCAGTCTTTTTCTTTGCTTTTTTGCGTTCCAATGGAGGCAATAATTTCAACTGACTACTATACCATCTGGCAACAAAAGCTTGAATAACAAAACCTATACCCGCTAGAA includes:
- a CDS encoding MFS transporter, with product MSAIEATKKQAKTLFPILGLVSMAHLLNDSMQAVIPASYPVLQEALGLSFTQLGFITFVLYFSSSVIQPFVGAIADARPTPMILPAGMLMAALGMFGLGIAPGYWSVLGAVLLVGIASAMFHPEGARIAYMAAGPKRGLAQSIFQVGGNMGGALAPIMTAYIFFPFGQQGAYWFIVLAGIGFVIQAFVARWYSSQLKLLPPLERKKAKKKTADSNDKVVRKSIFYVIVLVFARSWFSASIGTYFVFFLMDKFGLSIPNAQMYIFTYMAAGIIGTFLGGPLSDKVGRRNVILLSLLGAVPFAIALPFSGLVAAYPLLFLLGLINHSSFSVTVVYVQEMVPGKVGMVSGLITGLAFGMGALGSMVLGIIIDLTSIQAVIIACSFMPLLGLIGFLLPPDKRKDTISAA
- a CDS encoding SMR family transporter, translating into MAYLLLLTSIITEVFASTMLKLSNGFTKKLPIVGVIVGYGLCFYLLSLTLLELPLGFSYAVWSGLGTILTAVMGVILFGEKINRQGLLGITLLLIGIILLNISK
- a CDS encoding Stf0 family sulfotransferase codes for the protein MKPTLSYTIWFSQRTGSTLLNHALASTGVAGNPAEWITSRDPNTIMKEDIESIWSYGSTSNGVFGIKTALSPNWITGLRKLYELPVTTTQAEVWRTAFPNSNKHIWMTRRNKIRLAVSWWRAIVSGEWHRQYGEKPQEHDIEDKYNFDAINHLLTEATFREAGMEQFFSEEGIVPLTIVYEDFIQDYEGTVRSVLEYLDIPTDNVAVAPPSLDKLADDVAEEWVQKFRRERQQGWGNIGW
- a CDS encoding multidrug efflux SMR transporter, with translation MNRKGAMYLTCAILFEVCGSTMLKYSEGFTILWPSIGVVIGFLTSFTCLGLALKSMSLSTAYAIWSGVGTALTACIGILLFEEQINALKITALLFIIVGVAILNKSNSEQVKTVES
- the cysC gene encoding adenylyl-sulfate kinase; its protein translation is MNTHKGGVIWFTGLPGSGKTTLANNVQHVLLQSNIRCVIIDGDDIRHKLNRDLGFSEEDRMENLRRAAEVTRMFIEAGIFVLAPFITPRESYRTMIRQHFQPEDYTELYVKCSLDTCIGRDPKGMYALALADQLPNFTGISAPYDSPVAPDLKLDTEQLALQQCVDRLTAYIRSKVKVKS
- a CDS encoding CD3324 family protein, whose translation is MEYINADAILPEELLKEVQKYINGGMIYIPMPKGSRKGWGVNSGHRTYLTQRNDQIRERFLQGTNIDQLSDHYFLSCESIKKIVYKKLV
- a CDS encoding TetR/AcrR family transcriptional regulator — its product is MMDSTVSQPNHKKLLILEAASKVVLAEGVNRLTLEAVALEAGISKGGLLYHYGTKDELIKAMNIRVMEQFRESINRELATGASYPKAYLLASLSSLQDTEYLNISTSLLAAISNNHAILDLWKEDYSQVKENFNHSQIRRELCLLIQATCDGLWFSRLFSMTHIDADEEQKIIMELLHQLEGEST